Proteins from a single region of Strix aluco isolate bStrAlu1 chromosome 5, bStrAlu1.hap1, whole genome shotgun sequence:
- the LOC141924142 gene encoding uncharacterized protein LOC141924142 isoform X5, whose product MKKRKKGENQFYTFYLKKAGFSDTELFLCLFPVHRQRSRAQEMQVSTLPSIHLLVNILGLSGSSIPHHCSQSPRHGEVHRRALAEQQVQEQLEPKVPEPEDGRAHADVQTELCSDEPGDHGIKVEMVCQADVHLEQPPCVLCSLAEGGGAMARQAEGREEPCEGRQTPPLQAQEEPSAKTAAWACTEQVLAELFDSSLHIVCESNSSNDPTERGSEDNFSSSRSKGSVLVPGVHASASGSTRSSFSHNCPEEVAGSLKARVQGSAKLNGFVLSACALPRD is encoded by the exons atgaaaaagaggaagaagggggagaacCAATTctacactttttatttaaaaaaagccgggttcagtgatacagagctcttcctttgtctattccctgtgcacaggcaaaggagcagagcccaggaaaTGCAAGTGAGCACATTGCCCTCGATTCATCTTCTCGTGAACATCTTGGGCCTCAGTGGATCT AGTATCCCACATCACTGTTCTCAGAGTCCAAGGCACGGAGAAGTCCACAGGAGAGCCCTGGCCGAGCAGCAagtgcaggagcagctggagccgAAAGTGCCTGAGCCTGAGGATGGCAGAGCACACGCTGATGTGCAGACGG agttgtGTTCAGATGAGCCTGGAGACCACGGAATAAAGGTGGAGATGGTATGTCAGGCAGACGTGCACCTTGAGCAACCACCCTGtgtgctctgcagcctggcagagggaggaggagccATGGCCAGGCAAGCTGAAGGAAGAGAG GAACCATGTGAAGGCCGGCAGACGCCACCGCTGCAGGCACAGGAGGAGCCCTCCGCAAAGACGGCAGCTTGGGCATGTACTGAGCAGGTCTTGGCTGAGCTTTTTGACTCGTCCTTGCACATCGTTTGTGAGAGCAACTCTTCTAATGACCCCACCGAGAgag GGAGTGAAGACAATTTTAGCTCCTCAAGGAGCAAGGGCAGTGTTTTAGTGCCTGGAGTCCACGCGTCTGCTTCTGGAAGCACAAGGTCGTCTTTTTCTCACAA CTGTCCTGAGGAGGTTGCTGGCAGCCTAAAAGCCAGAGTCCAAGGCAGTGCAAAGCTAAATGGCTTTGTGCTGTCTGCGTGTGCGCTTCCACGAGACTGA
- the LOC141924142 gene encoding uncharacterized protein LOC141924142 isoform X1 gives MKKRKKGENQFYTFYLKKAGFSDTELFLCLFPVHRQRSRAQEMQVSTLPSIHLLVNILGLSGSPVTLTAQTIEALVQCQAKSIPHHCSQSPRHGEVHRRALAEQQVQEQLEPKVPEPEDGRAHADVQTELCSDEPGDHGIKVEMVCQADVHLEQPPCVLCSLAEGGGAMARQAEGREEPCEGRQTPPLQAQEEPSAKTAAWACTEQVLAELFDSSLHIVCESNSSNDPTERGSEDNFSSSRSKGSVLVPGVHASASGSTRSSFSHNCPEEVAGSLKARVQGSAKLNGFVLSACALPRD, from the exons atgaaaaagaggaagaagggggagaacCAATTctacactttttatttaaaaaaagccgggttcagtgatacagagctcttcctttgtctattccctgtgcacaggcaaaggagcagagcccaggaaaTGCAAGTGAGCACATTGCCCTCGATTCATCTTCTCGTGAACATCTTGGGCCTCAGTGGATCT ccAGTGACGTTAACTGCCCAGACCATCGAGGCTTTGGTTCAGTGCCAGGCAAAA AGTATCCCACATCACTGTTCTCAGAGTCCAAGGCACGGAGAAGTCCACAGGAGAGCCCTGGCCGAGCAGCAagtgcaggagcagctggagccgAAAGTGCCTGAGCCTGAGGATGGCAGAGCACACGCTGATGTGCAGACGG agttgtGTTCAGATGAGCCTGGAGACCACGGAATAAAGGTGGAGATGGTATGTCAGGCAGACGTGCACCTTGAGCAACCACCCTGtgtgctctgcagcctggcagagggaggaggagccATGGCCAGGCAAGCTGAAGGAAGAGAG GAACCATGTGAAGGCCGGCAGACGCCACCGCTGCAGGCACAGGAGGAGCCCTCCGCAAAGACGGCAGCTTGGGCATGTACTGAGCAGGTCTTGGCTGAGCTTTTTGACTCGTCCTTGCACATCGTTTGTGAGAGCAACTCTTCTAATGACCCCACCGAGAgag GGAGTGAAGACAATTTTAGCTCCTCAAGGAGCAAGGGCAGTGTTTTAGTGCCTGGAGTCCACGCGTCTGCTTCTGGAAGCACAAGGTCGTCTTTTTCTCACAA CTGTCCTGAGGAGGTTGCTGGCAGCCTAAAAGCCAGAGTCCAAGGCAGTGCAAAGCTAAATGGCTTTGTGCTGTCTGCGTGTGCGCTTCCACGAGACTGA
- the LOC141924142 gene encoding uncharacterized protein LOC141924142 isoform X4, with protein sequence MKKRKKGENQFYTFYLKKAGFSDTELFLCLFPVHRQRSRAQEMQVSTLPSIHLLVNILGLSGSPVTLTAQTIEALVQCQAKSIPHHCSQSPRHGEVHRRALAEQQVQEQLEPKVPEPEDGRAHADVQTELCSDEPGDHGIKVEMVCQADVHLEQPPCVLCSLAEGGGAMARQAEGREEPCEGRQTPPLQAQEEPSAKTAAWACTEQVLAELFDSSLHIVCESNSSNDPTERGSEDNFSSSRSKGSVLVPGVHASASGSTRSSFSHKSAQTRTSLVIFGLQSKMQA encoded by the exons atgaaaaagaggaagaagggggagaacCAATTctacactttttatttaaaaaaagccgggttcagtgatacagagctcttcctttgtctattccctgtgcacaggcaaaggagcagagcccaggaaaTGCAAGTGAGCACATTGCCCTCGATTCATCTTCTCGTGAACATCTTGGGCCTCAGTGGATCT ccAGTGACGTTAACTGCCCAGACCATCGAGGCTTTGGTTCAGTGCCAGGCAAAA AGTATCCCACATCACTGTTCTCAGAGTCCAAGGCACGGAGAAGTCCACAGGAGAGCCCTGGCCGAGCAGCAagtgcaggagcagctggagccgAAAGTGCCTGAGCCTGAGGATGGCAGAGCACACGCTGATGTGCAGACGG agttgtGTTCAGATGAGCCTGGAGACCACGGAATAAAGGTGGAGATGGTATGTCAGGCAGACGTGCACCTTGAGCAACCACCCTGtgtgctctgcagcctggcagagggaggaggagccATGGCCAGGCAAGCTGAAGGAAGAGAG GAACCATGTGAAGGCCGGCAGACGCCACCGCTGCAGGCACAGGAGGAGCCCTCCGCAAAGACGGCAGCTTGGGCATGTACTGAGCAGGTCTTGGCTGAGCTTTTTGACTCGTCCTTGCACATCGTTTGTGAGAGCAACTCTTCTAATGACCCCACCGAGAgag GGAGTGAAGACAATTTTAGCTCCTCAAGGAGCAAGGGCAGTGTTTTAGTGCCTGGAGTCCACGCGTCTGCTTCTGGAAGCACAAGGTCGTCTTTTTCTCACAA gtCTGCTCAGACAAGGACATCCCTTGTGATCTTTGGACTACAGAGTAAAATGCAGGCATGA
- the LOC141924142 gene encoding uncharacterized protein LOC141924142 isoform X3, producing MKKRKKGENQFYTFYLKKAGFSDTELFLCLFPVHRQRSRAQEMQVSTLPSIHLLVNILGLSGSPVTLTAQTIEALVQCQAKSIPHHCSQSPRHGEVHRRALAEQQVQEQLEPKVPEPEDGRAHADVQTELCSDEPGDHGIKVEMVCQADVHLEQPPCVLCSLAEGGGAMARQAEGREEPCEGRQTPPLQAQEEPSAKTAAWACTEQVLAELFDSSLHIVCESNSSNDPTERGSEDNFSSSRSKGSVLVPGVHASASGSTRSSFSHNFPWRSSSQQASGKTGRSRGECPLF from the exons atgaaaaagaggaagaagggggagaacCAATTctacactttttatttaaaaaaagccgggttcagtgatacagagctcttcctttgtctattccctgtgcacaggcaaaggagcagagcccaggaaaTGCAAGTGAGCACATTGCCCTCGATTCATCTTCTCGTGAACATCTTGGGCCTCAGTGGATCT ccAGTGACGTTAACTGCCCAGACCATCGAGGCTTTGGTTCAGTGCCAGGCAAAA AGTATCCCACATCACTGTTCTCAGAGTCCAAGGCACGGAGAAGTCCACAGGAGAGCCCTGGCCGAGCAGCAagtgcaggagcagctggagccgAAAGTGCCTGAGCCTGAGGATGGCAGAGCACACGCTGATGTGCAGACGG agttgtGTTCAGATGAGCCTGGAGACCACGGAATAAAGGTGGAGATGGTATGTCAGGCAGACGTGCACCTTGAGCAACCACCCTGtgtgctctgcagcctggcagagggaggaggagccATGGCCAGGCAAGCTGAAGGAAGAGAG GAACCATGTGAAGGCCGGCAGACGCCACCGCTGCAGGCACAGGAGGAGCCCTCCGCAAAGACGGCAGCTTGGGCATGTACTGAGCAGGTCTTGGCTGAGCTTTTTGACTCGTCCTTGCACATCGTTTGTGAGAGCAACTCTTCTAATGACCCCACCGAGAgag GGAGTGAAGACAATTTTAGCTCCTCAAGGAGCAAGGGCAGTGTTTTAGTGCCTGGAGTCCACGCGTCTGCTTCTGGAAGCACAAGGTCGTCTTTTTCTCACAA CTTCCCTTGGAGGTCTTCTTCACAACAGGCTTCTGGAAAGACTGGAAGGTCACGTGGAGAATGCCCATTGTTCTGA
- the LOC141924142 gene encoding uncharacterized protein LOC141924142 isoform X2, whose protein sequence is MKKRKKGENQFYTFYLKKAGFSDTELFLCLFPVHRQRSRAQEMQVSTLPSIHLLVNILGLSGSPVTLTAQTIEALVQCQAKSIPHHCSQSPRHGEVHRRALAEQQVQEQLEPKVPEPEDGRAHADVQTELCSDEPGDHGIKVEMVCQADVHLEQPPCVLCSLAEGGGAMARQAEGREEPCEGRQTPPLQAQEEPSAKTAAWACTEQVLAELFDSSLHIVCESNSSNDPTERGSEDNFSSSRSKGSVLVPGVHASASGSTRSSFSHKWLMYLLSKDLDLQRVGWCDRHSPGTDSR, encoded by the exons atgaaaaagaggaagaagggggagaacCAATTctacactttttatttaaaaaaagccgggttcagtgatacagagctcttcctttgtctattccctgtgcacaggcaaaggagcagagcccaggaaaTGCAAGTGAGCACATTGCCCTCGATTCATCTTCTCGTGAACATCTTGGGCCTCAGTGGATCT ccAGTGACGTTAACTGCCCAGACCATCGAGGCTTTGGTTCAGTGCCAGGCAAAA AGTATCCCACATCACTGTTCTCAGAGTCCAAGGCACGGAGAAGTCCACAGGAGAGCCCTGGCCGAGCAGCAagtgcaggagcagctggagccgAAAGTGCCTGAGCCTGAGGATGGCAGAGCACACGCTGATGTGCAGACGG agttgtGTTCAGATGAGCCTGGAGACCACGGAATAAAGGTGGAGATGGTATGTCAGGCAGACGTGCACCTTGAGCAACCACCCTGtgtgctctgcagcctggcagagggaggaggagccATGGCCAGGCAAGCTGAAGGAAGAGAG GAACCATGTGAAGGCCGGCAGACGCCACCGCTGCAGGCACAGGAGGAGCCCTCCGCAAAGACGGCAGCTTGGGCATGTACTGAGCAGGTCTTGGCTGAGCTTTTTGACTCGTCCTTGCACATCGTTTGTGAGAGCAACTCTTCTAATGACCCCACCGAGAgag GGAGTGAAGACAATTTTAGCTCCTCAAGGAGCAAGGGCAGTGTTTTAGTGCCTGGAGTCCACGCGTCTGCTTCTGGAAGCACAAGGTCGTCTTTTTCTCACAA
- the LOC141924143 gene encoding LOW QUALITY PROTEIN: transmembrane protein 140-like (The sequence of the model RefSeq protein was modified relative to this genomic sequence to represent the inferred CDS: inserted 2 bases in 2 codons) — translation MWLSSQGYPFLMPLPCFSAQTRSLQEGRGQSTFLGEEQGVEFSRQSERGARMAITAGIPKTDFTMLSREHAGTRTGLLQQRYTGHLLYALTLLKSAGTLVLMLYALLWEAGNPVDLPDKRTGFYNFCLWHETAGRLQCLEYEHLQMMGISLPGIVIARVCVYACLVFSIFYPSFVVRVKCTEETEGWKVITVILIIKTIILSGGLGIFLFQTTQWIQPSDXALLGSQALLLLQILTATMYLSWAKHXTSCQTPFTEEALPIEFGSEEDERAIDNLI, via the exons ATGTGGCTCTCCAGCCAGGGATACCCCTTCCTGATGCCACTTCCCTGTTTTTCAGCACAAACCAGAAGCCTGCAAGAGGGCAGAGGACAGTCCACGTttctgggagaggagcagggagtcGAGTTTTCCAGGCAGTCTGAGAGAGGAGCGAGGATGGCAATCACAG CAGGCATCCCCAAAACAGACTTTACCATGCTATCAAGAGAGCATGCGGGTACCAGGACGGGTTTGCTGCAACAGAGGTACACTGGGCACCTGCTCTATGCGCTGACCCTACTCAAGTCTGCTGGGACCTTGGTCTTGATGCTCTATGCGCTGCTGTGGGAAGCTGGGAACCCGGTCGACCTCCCTGACAAACGCACTGGCTTTTACAACTTCTGCCTGTGGCATGAGACAGCCGGCCGGCTACAGTGCCTGGAGTACGAGCACCTGCAGATGATGGGCATCAGCCTACCAGGAATAGTGATAGCCAGGGTCTGTGTGTATGCCTGCCTGGTCTTCAGCATCTTCTACCCCAGTTTTGTTGTACGTGTGAAGTGCACAGAGGAGACAGAGGGCTGGAAGGTGATCACCGTCATACTCATCATCAAGACGATAATCCTGTCTGGAGGCCTGGGtatatttcttttccaaaccACACAGTGGATTCAGCCCTCTG TGGCACTGCTTGGGTCTCAGGCTCTGCTACTGCTCCAGATTCTCACTGCCACTATGTACCTCAGCTGGGCCAAGC ACACCTCGTGTCAAACCCCTTTTACTGAGGAGGCCCTGCCCATTGAGTTTGGCAGTGAAGAAGATGAAAGAGCTATTGATAACCTGATTTAA